One segment of Erigeron canadensis isolate Cc75 chromosome 2, C_canadensis_v1, whole genome shotgun sequence DNA contains the following:
- the LOC122588413 gene encoding tetratricopeptide repeat protein SKI3 isoform X1: MPKTLDFFVKLNDDSEVLVLGIWDLMASSRQSFIEGEDEGKESQVDSVFMQLKEAVAANPDDPSAHFNLGLLFWKRIGEEAKEKAAEHFVIAAKLNPQDANAFRYLGHYYSKVSVDKQRALKCYQRALTLSPQDSESGELMCDLLDKEGKESLEIAVCREASGKSPRAFWAFRRLGFLQVHQKKWSEAVQSLQQAIRGYPTSADLWEALGLAYQRLSMFTAAIKSYARAIELEESRVFALIESGYVFLMLGSHRKGVEQFQKALQISSENVAAHYGLGCGLLELSKECISSGAFKWGASILEEASNVTNTGTCLAKNVSSMWKLHGDIQLTYAKCFPWMDEDIILETNEKALTASIYSWKNTCSSAALCARRSYQQALHLAPWQANIYTDIAITIDVINSFKEEENHDLIKRKLPEKMILGGLLLESHNNEFWVALGCLSHHVELKQHAFIRSLQLDVSLAAAWAYLGKLYREQGEKKLAQDAFDRARSIDPSLALPWAGMSADMSIREIKADEAYDCCLRAVQILPLPEFQMGLAKLALLSGQLSSSEVFGPIRQALHHAPQYPECHNLLGLVCEARCDYLSAITSYRLARCAVNTSSRDTQKLLDISLNLARTCCKAGRAYEAVQICEELKKKGVLDREGLHIYALSSWQLGKNDQALSVVRILAASVKSLEPKLASTSISFICRMLYYISGREAVMASILKMPTDLFKSSKVSFVVSAIHILAQSNQLEQVVANSRSSLSNHDEITGMHFLITLSKLVKSGSEDHLGVQNGINHLTKTLHKYPNSYLLRNFLGYLLICSNEQKDTHLSTRCFTVRNTPSECPKEESLRRAPEILGASAVACYTTGNLNYKYSFPSCKNQSTHQHGSLKLMQRWYHQEPWNKNARYLLILNYIQKAREERYPQHICMGLERLTNLALSDEFREYQKFQLSLCASEISLQSGNQVASVNHAKSASKLSLPDGYLFFSHLQLCRAYAAEDHRDLLREEYMRCLDLRTDYHIGFTCLKYIECLYELQRDGNIIELMFEECSKDIKYSSNIWTAILKLVQGLIAVWNQDFLGAEELFAHACSLNGSESCLFLCHGAICMELARQQCNSDYLLLAVGSLKKARDVSLSPIPILQLLLAQAEASLGYKGQWEHYLKLEWSSWPPERRPAEVYLQMHLLLKSSEDGRMKQYQKNPLRWILQAIHMNPSCSRYWKALQNS, encoded by the exons ATGCCCAAGACTTTAGACTTCTTTGTCAAACTCAATGATGACTCTGAAGTACTAGTATTAGGAATTTGGGATCTGATGGCAAGTTCAAGGCAATCATTCATTGAGGGCGAg GATGAAGGAAAGGAGAGTCAAGTAGATTCTGTTTTCATGCAGTTGAAGGAAGCTGTTGCTGCCAACCCGGACGATCCATCTGCCCATTTCAATCTC GGTTTGCTCTTCTGGAAGCGGATTGGAGAAGAAGCCAAGGAAAAAGCAGCAGAGCATTTTGTGATTGCAGCAAAACTCAACCCTCAAGATGCAAATGCTTTTAGGTATTTGGGTCATTACTATAGCAAAGTTTCAGTTGATAAACAAAGAGCTCTCAAATGTTATCAAAGAGCTCTCACACTTTCTCCTCAAGATTCCGAATCTGGG GAATTGATGTGTGACTTGTTGGACAAAGAAGGAAAAGAGAGCTTAGAGATTGCCGTTTGTCGTGAAGCTTCAGGGAAGTCGCCAAGAGCGTTTTGGGCTTTTCGCAGACTAGGTTTTTTGCAG GTCCATCAGAAAAAATGGTCTGAAGCAGTTCAAAGTCTTCAGCAGGCCATTAGAGGATATCCTACGTCTGCTGATTTATGGGAG GCTTTAGGTCTTGCCTATCAGCGATTGAGTATGTTCACAGCAGCTATTAAG TCATATGCTCGAGCTATTGAGTTGGAAGAGTCAAGAGTATTTGCCTTGATTGAGAGCGGATATGTCTTCTTGATGCTTGGTTCACACCGAAAG GGAGTTGAGCAGTTTCAGAAAGCTTTACAGATATCATCTGAAAATGTAGCCGCACACTATGGGCTTGGATGTGGGCTTCTTGAGTTATCAAAGGAATGTATAAGTTCAGGTGCATTTAAATGGGGAGCTTCAATATTAGAG GAGGCATCAAATGTCACAAACACTGGTACATGTTTGGCCAAAAATGTTTCATCCATGTGGAAGTTGCATGGTGATATTCAG CTTACATATGCAAAGTGTTTCCCGTGGATGGATGAAGACATTATCTTAGAAAcaaatgagaaagctttgactGCTTCCATATATTCATGGAAAAATACCTGTTCTTCAGCTGCACTTTGTGCCAGACGTTCCTATCAACAAGCTCTGCATTTGGCTCCATGGCAAGCTAACATCTACACAGATATTGCTATCACAATAGATGTCATAAACTCTTTTAAAGAGGAGGAGAATCATGACCTTATCAAAAG GAAGTTACCTGAGAAAATGATTCTAGGGGGATTATTACTTGAGAGTCATAATAATGAGTTCTGGGTTGCATTGGGATGCTTATCACATCATGTGGAGTTGAAACAACATGCTTTTATCAGGTCACTACAGTTGGATGTCTCATTAGCTGCTGCTTGGGCATATCTTGGGAAG TTGTACAGAGAGCAAGGTGAAAAGAAATTGGCCCAAGATGCATTTGATCGTGCCAGGAGTATTGATCCTTCGCTTGCATTACCGTGGGCAGGCATGTCAGCTGATATGTCCATTAG GGAAATCAAGGCAGATGAAGCTTATGATTGTTGTTTACGTGCAGTCCAGATACTGCCG CTTCCAGAATTTCAGATGGGTCTTGCAAAGCTTGCTCTGCTTTCTGGTCAACTTTCGTCTTCGGAG GTATTTGGACCCATACGCCAAGCCTTGCATCATGCACCACAATATCCCGAATGTCACAATCTTCTTGGTCTTGTTTGTGAGGCCCGATGCGATTATCTATCTGCTATTACCTCTTATAGGTTAGCACGTTGTGCAGTCAACACTTCCTCTCGTGACACTCAAAAACTTCTTGATATATCTTTAAATTTGGCAAGGACATGCTGTAAG GCTGGTAGAGCTTATGAAGCGGTGCAAATATGTgaagaattaaagaaaaaaggTGTTCTTGACCGGGAGGGTTTGCATATATATGCTTTATCTTCATGGCAACTTGGCAAAAATGATCAGGCTTTGTCTGTTGTGAGAATTCTAGCTGCTAGTGTCAAATCATTGGAACCAAAGTTGGCATCCACCTCCATAAGTTTCATATGTAGAATGCTTTATTACATTTCTGGACGGGAAGCAGTGATGGCAAGCATTCTGAAAATGCCCACAGATTTATTCAAAAGTTCAAAAGTTAGTTTTGTGGTATCTGCCATTCATATTTTGGCTCAAAGCAATCAGCTTGAGCAAGTTGTGGCCAATAGTCGATCTTCCTTATCAAATCATGATGAAATTACTGGAATGCATTTTTTAATAACACTAAGTAAATTG GTAAAAAGTGGTTCAGAGGATCATTTGGGAGTTCAGAATGGGATAAATCACCTTACGAAAACTCTACATAAATACCCTAATAGTTATCTGTTAAG GAACTTTCTGGGATATCTTTTAATCTGTAGTAATGAACAGAAAGATACTCACTTGTCTACTAGATGTTTCACTGTGAGAAATACTCCTTCAGAGTGTCCCAAGGAAGAGAGTTTAAGACGTGCACCTGAGATCCTTGGTGCCAGTGCTGTTGCCTGCTATACAACCGGCAATCTAAACTATAAATACTCTTTTCCTTCTTGTAAAAACCAATCAACACATCAGCATGGATCTCTTAAATTAATGCAAAG GTGGTACCATCAAGAACCATGGAATAAAAATGCAAGATACCTGCTAATTCTTAACTATATTCAGAAAGCACGTGAAGAGAGATACCCTCAGCATATATGCATGGGACTTGAACGATTGACTAATCTGGCTCTTTCAGACGAATTTCGTGAATATCAAAAGTTTCAACTTTCTCTTTGTGCTTCTGAGATATCTTTACAAAGTGGAAACCAGGTTGCCAGCGTAAATCATGCTAAAAGTGCTTCAAAGCTTTCTCTGCCTGATGGGTATCTCTTCTTTTCCCACTTGCAATTATGTCGTGCCTATGCTGCAGAAGATCACCGGGACCTCTTACGTGAAGAGTATATGAGATGTTTGGATCTGAGAACAGATTATCATATTGGTTTTACATGTCTAAAATATATTGAATGTCTCTATGAGCTACAAAGAGATGGAAATATAATTGAATTGATGTTTGAAGAATGTTCAAAGGATATCAAGTATTCATCGAATATCTGGACGGCCATATTAAAATTAGTCCAGGGCCTGATTGCTGTTTGGAATCAGGATTTTCTTGGGGCCGAGGAGTTGTTTGCACATGCTTGTTCATTGAATGGTTCTGAAAGCtgtctgtttttgtgtcatG GTGCCATCTGTATGGAACTAGCCAGACAGCAATGCAACTCAGACTACTTGCTGCTTGCCGTTGGGAGTCTGAAGAAAGCTAGAGATGTTTCTCTTTCCCCGATACCGATCCTGCAACTGTTGCTAGCACAAGCAGAAGCAAGCCTCGGATATAAAGGCCAATGGGAACATTACCTTAAGCTTGAATGGTCGTCTTGGCCCCCAG AGAGGAGGCCCGCTGAGGTCTATCTTCAAATGCATTTGCTTCTAAAATCTTCCGAAGATGGAAGAATGAAACAGTATCAGAAAAATCCTTTGAGATGGATTCTTCAAGCAATACACATGAATCCATCTTGTTCAAGATATTGGAAAGCTTTACAGAATTCGTGA
- the LOC122588066 gene encoding uncharacterized protein LOC122588066: MSQNLDLTIVAAKGLKNVTWKNGELQPFAVFGFNTSNYGRKTTTTDTINNTKPIWNQRFCLPIPNQPSHETIFWLDIKHEDVLVAGLRVPIFGVGLLNPQVPGVAITRSFDVFRPSGRPSGKIKLKLALIDAEIGMEAASLIEESILPPPPDYGWKIYSDSASKGDGGGPRTTPTGCQVCYDDDASENVPNEDLDEYICYRPRGGY, translated from the coding sequence ATGTCACAAAATTTAGATCTCACAATCGTCGCAGCGAAAGGCCTGAAGAATGTCACCTGGAAAAATGGTGAACTCCAGCCATTCGCCGTCTTTGGTTTCAACACTAGTAATTATGGCCGTAAAACAACCACAACCGACACCATCAACAACACAAAACCTATCTGGAACCAACGTTTCTGTCTTCCTATACCTAACCAACCTTCTCATGAAACCATCTTTTGGCTTGACATCAAGCATGAGGATGTTTTAGTTGCTGGTTTGAGGGTGCCGATCTTTGGTGTAGGTCTTCTTAACCCACAGGTTCCGGGGGTTGCAATCACCAGAAGTTTTGATGTTTTCCGGCCGTCTGGGCGTCCCTCTGGCAAGATAAAGTTGAAGCTTGCTCTAATTGATGCTGAAATAGGCATGGAGGCAGCATCATTGATCGAGGAGTCTATTCTTCCCCCACCGCCGGACTACGGCTGGAAAATCTATTCTGATTCTGCTAGCAAAGGAGACGGAGGAGGACCTAGGACTACTCCCACTGGCTGTCAGGTCTGTTATGATGATGATGCTTCAGAGAATGTGCCTAACGAAGACCTTGATGAGTATATCTGTTATCGTCCCCGTGGGGGttattaa
- the LOC122588413 gene encoding tetratricopeptide repeat protein SKI3 isoform X2 gives MDEGKESQVDSVFMQLKEAVAANPDDPSAHFNLGLLFWKRIGEEAKEKAAEHFVIAAKLNPQDANAFRYLGHYYSKVSVDKQRALKCYQRALTLSPQDSESGELMCDLLDKEGKESLEIAVCREASGKSPRAFWAFRRLGFLQVHQKKWSEAVQSLQQAIRGYPTSADLWEALGLAYQRLSMFTAAIKSYARAIELEESRVFALIESGYVFLMLGSHRKGVEQFQKALQISSENVAAHYGLGCGLLELSKECISSGAFKWGASILEEASNVTNTGTCLAKNVSSMWKLHGDIQLTYAKCFPWMDEDIILETNEKALTASIYSWKNTCSSAALCARRSYQQALHLAPWQANIYTDIAITIDVINSFKEEENHDLIKRKLPEKMILGGLLLESHNNEFWVALGCLSHHVELKQHAFIRSLQLDVSLAAAWAYLGKLYREQGEKKLAQDAFDRARSIDPSLALPWAGMSADMSIREIKADEAYDCCLRAVQILPLPEFQMGLAKLALLSGQLSSSEVFGPIRQALHHAPQYPECHNLLGLVCEARCDYLSAITSYRLARCAVNTSSRDTQKLLDISLNLARTCCKAGRAYEAVQICEELKKKGVLDREGLHIYALSSWQLGKNDQALSVVRILAASVKSLEPKLASTSISFICRMLYYISGREAVMASILKMPTDLFKSSKVSFVVSAIHILAQSNQLEQVVANSRSSLSNHDEITGMHFLITLSKLVKSGSEDHLGVQNGINHLTKTLHKYPNSYLLRNFLGYLLICSNEQKDTHLSTRCFTVRNTPSECPKEESLRRAPEILGASAVACYTTGNLNYKYSFPSCKNQSTHQHGSLKLMQRWYHQEPWNKNARYLLILNYIQKAREERYPQHICMGLERLTNLALSDEFREYQKFQLSLCASEISLQSGNQVASVNHAKSASKLSLPDGYLFFSHLQLCRAYAAEDHRDLLREEYMRCLDLRTDYHIGFTCLKYIECLYELQRDGNIIELMFEECSKDIKYSSNIWTAILKLVQGLIAVWNQDFLGAEELFAHACSLNGSESCLFLCHGAICMELARQQCNSDYLLLAVGSLKKARDVSLSPIPILQLLLAQAEASLGYKGQWEHYLKLEWSSWPPERRPAEVYLQMHLLLKSSEDGRMKQYQKNPLRWILQAIHMNPSCSRYWKALQNS, from the exons ATG GATGAAGGAAAGGAGAGTCAAGTAGATTCTGTTTTCATGCAGTTGAAGGAAGCTGTTGCTGCCAACCCGGACGATCCATCTGCCCATTTCAATCTC GGTTTGCTCTTCTGGAAGCGGATTGGAGAAGAAGCCAAGGAAAAAGCAGCAGAGCATTTTGTGATTGCAGCAAAACTCAACCCTCAAGATGCAAATGCTTTTAGGTATTTGGGTCATTACTATAGCAAAGTTTCAGTTGATAAACAAAGAGCTCTCAAATGTTATCAAAGAGCTCTCACACTTTCTCCTCAAGATTCCGAATCTGGG GAATTGATGTGTGACTTGTTGGACAAAGAAGGAAAAGAGAGCTTAGAGATTGCCGTTTGTCGTGAAGCTTCAGGGAAGTCGCCAAGAGCGTTTTGGGCTTTTCGCAGACTAGGTTTTTTGCAG GTCCATCAGAAAAAATGGTCTGAAGCAGTTCAAAGTCTTCAGCAGGCCATTAGAGGATATCCTACGTCTGCTGATTTATGGGAG GCTTTAGGTCTTGCCTATCAGCGATTGAGTATGTTCACAGCAGCTATTAAG TCATATGCTCGAGCTATTGAGTTGGAAGAGTCAAGAGTATTTGCCTTGATTGAGAGCGGATATGTCTTCTTGATGCTTGGTTCACACCGAAAG GGAGTTGAGCAGTTTCAGAAAGCTTTACAGATATCATCTGAAAATGTAGCCGCACACTATGGGCTTGGATGTGGGCTTCTTGAGTTATCAAAGGAATGTATAAGTTCAGGTGCATTTAAATGGGGAGCTTCAATATTAGAG GAGGCATCAAATGTCACAAACACTGGTACATGTTTGGCCAAAAATGTTTCATCCATGTGGAAGTTGCATGGTGATATTCAG CTTACATATGCAAAGTGTTTCCCGTGGATGGATGAAGACATTATCTTAGAAAcaaatgagaaagctttgactGCTTCCATATATTCATGGAAAAATACCTGTTCTTCAGCTGCACTTTGTGCCAGACGTTCCTATCAACAAGCTCTGCATTTGGCTCCATGGCAAGCTAACATCTACACAGATATTGCTATCACAATAGATGTCATAAACTCTTTTAAAGAGGAGGAGAATCATGACCTTATCAAAAG GAAGTTACCTGAGAAAATGATTCTAGGGGGATTATTACTTGAGAGTCATAATAATGAGTTCTGGGTTGCATTGGGATGCTTATCACATCATGTGGAGTTGAAACAACATGCTTTTATCAGGTCACTACAGTTGGATGTCTCATTAGCTGCTGCTTGGGCATATCTTGGGAAG TTGTACAGAGAGCAAGGTGAAAAGAAATTGGCCCAAGATGCATTTGATCGTGCCAGGAGTATTGATCCTTCGCTTGCATTACCGTGGGCAGGCATGTCAGCTGATATGTCCATTAG GGAAATCAAGGCAGATGAAGCTTATGATTGTTGTTTACGTGCAGTCCAGATACTGCCG CTTCCAGAATTTCAGATGGGTCTTGCAAAGCTTGCTCTGCTTTCTGGTCAACTTTCGTCTTCGGAG GTATTTGGACCCATACGCCAAGCCTTGCATCATGCACCACAATATCCCGAATGTCACAATCTTCTTGGTCTTGTTTGTGAGGCCCGATGCGATTATCTATCTGCTATTACCTCTTATAGGTTAGCACGTTGTGCAGTCAACACTTCCTCTCGTGACACTCAAAAACTTCTTGATATATCTTTAAATTTGGCAAGGACATGCTGTAAG GCTGGTAGAGCTTATGAAGCGGTGCAAATATGTgaagaattaaagaaaaaaggTGTTCTTGACCGGGAGGGTTTGCATATATATGCTTTATCTTCATGGCAACTTGGCAAAAATGATCAGGCTTTGTCTGTTGTGAGAATTCTAGCTGCTAGTGTCAAATCATTGGAACCAAAGTTGGCATCCACCTCCATAAGTTTCATATGTAGAATGCTTTATTACATTTCTGGACGGGAAGCAGTGATGGCAAGCATTCTGAAAATGCCCACAGATTTATTCAAAAGTTCAAAAGTTAGTTTTGTGGTATCTGCCATTCATATTTTGGCTCAAAGCAATCAGCTTGAGCAAGTTGTGGCCAATAGTCGATCTTCCTTATCAAATCATGATGAAATTACTGGAATGCATTTTTTAATAACACTAAGTAAATTG GTAAAAAGTGGTTCAGAGGATCATTTGGGAGTTCAGAATGGGATAAATCACCTTACGAAAACTCTACATAAATACCCTAATAGTTATCTGTTAAG GAACTTTCTGGGATATCTTTTAATCTGTAGTAATGAACAGAAAGATACTCACTTGTCTACTAGATGTTTCACTGTGAGAAATACTCCTTCAGAGTGTCCCAAGGAAGAGAGTTTAAGACGTGCACCTGAGATCCTTGGTGCCAGTGCTGTTGCCTGCTATACAACCGGCAATCTAAACTATAAATACTCTTTTCCTTCTTGTAAAAACCAATCAACACATCAGCATGGATCTCTTAAATTAATGCAAAG GTGGTACCATCAAGAACCATGGAATAAAAATGCAAGATACCTGCTAATTCTTAACTATATTCAGAAAGCACGTGAAGAGAGATACCCTCAGCATATATGCATGGGACTTGAACGATTGACTAATCTGGCTCTTTCAGACGAATTTCGTGAATATCAAAAGTTTCAACTTTCTCTTTGTGCTTCTGAGATATCTTTACAAAGTGGAAACCAGGTTGCCAGCGTAAATCATGCTAAAAGTGCTTCAAAGCTTTCTCTGCCTGATGGGTATCTCTTCTTTTCCCACTTGCAATTATGTCGTGCCTATGCTGCAGAAGATCACCGGGACCTCTTACGTGAAGAGTATATGAGATGTTTGGATCTGAGAACAGATTATCATATTGGTTTTACATGTCTAAAATATATTGAATGTCTCTATGAGCTACAAAGAGATGGAAATATAATTGAATTGATGTTTGAAGAATGTTCAAAGGATATCAAGTATTCATCGAATATCTGGACGGCCATATTAAAATTAGTCCAGGGCCTGATTGCTGTTTGGAATCAGGATTTTCTTGGGGCCGAGGAGTTGTTTGCACATGCTTGTTCATTGAATGGTTCTGAAAGCtgtctgtttttgtgtcatG GTGCCATCTGTATGGAACTAGCCAGACAGCAATGCAACTCAGACTACTTGCTGCTTGCCGTTGGGAGTCTGAAGAAAGCTAGAGATGTTTCTCTTTCCCCGATACCGATCCTGCAACTGTTGCTAGCACAAGCAGAAGCAAGCCTCGGATATAAAGGCCAATGGGAACATTACCTTAAGCTTGAATGGTCGTCTTGGCCCCCAG AGAGGAGGCCCGCTGAGGTCTATCTTCAAATGCATTTGCTTCTAAAATCTTCCGAAGATGGAAGAATGAAACAGTATCAGAAAAATCCTTTGAGATGGATTCTTCAAGCAATACACATGAATCCATCTTGTTCAAGATATTGGAAAGCTTTACAGAATTCGTGA
- the LOC122588793 gene encoding histone deacetylase 19 produces the protein METGGNSLASGPDGVKRKVYYFYDPEVGNYYYGQGHPMKPHRIRMTHALLAHYGLLQNMHVVKPVPARDKDLCRFHADDYVTFLRGITPETQQDQLRQLKRFNVGEDCPVFDGLYSFCQTYAGGSVGGAVKLNHDYCDIAINWAGGLHHAKKCEASGFCYVNDIVLSILELLKQHQRVLYVDIDIHHGDGVEEAFYTTDRVMTVSFHKFGDYFPGTGDIRDIGYSKGKYYSLNVPLDDGIDDESYQSLFKPIIGKVMEVFRPGAVVLQCGADSLSGDRLGCFNLSIKGHAECVKYMRSFNVPLLLLGGGGYTIRNVARCWCYETGVALGIELEDKMPQHEYYEYFGPDYTLHVAPSNMENKNSRQLLDEIRSKLLDNLSKLQHAPSVQFQERPPDTEFPEPDEDQEDDDRRSDDSDMDENNESKPFSGRVKRELHDIESKDMDDLKEGERSSARDMDASFAEISLKGSNSGPAPADVKLEHGSSNKPDQPSEMNL, from the exons ATGGAGACTGGAGGCAATTCTCTAGCGTCTGGGCCGGATGGAGTGAAGAGAAAAGTGTATTACTTTTACGACCCGGAAGTCGGGAACTACTATTATGGACAAGGTCACCCAATGAAGCCACACAGAATTCGCATGACACATGCTCTACTAGCTCACTATGGTTTACTGCAAAACATGCATGTGGTGAAACCTGTTCCTGCTAGGGATAAGGATCTTTGTAGGTTTCACGCTGATGATTATGTTACTTTTCTAAGGGGCATCACCCCGGAAACACAGCAAGATCAGTTAAGGCAGCTAAAAAGGTTTAATGTTGGTGAAGACTGCCCGGTGTTTGACGGTCTTTACTCCTTCTGCCAAACTTATGCAGGAGGTTCTGTTGGAGGGGCAGTCAAGTTGAATCACGATTACTGTGACATTGCAATAAATTGGGCAGGTGGGCTGCATCATGCTAAAAAATGTGAGGCTTCTGGTTTCTGTTATGTTAATGATATCGTGCTGTCTATACTTGAACTTCTGAAACAGCACCAG CGTGTGCTATATGTAGATATTGACATTCATCATGGTGATGGTGTTGAGGAGGCTTTCTACACTACTGACAGGGTGATGACGGTTTCTTTCCATAAATTCGGAGATTATTTTCCTGGTACAGGGGATATTCGAGATATTGGATATTCAAAGGGAAAATATTATTCTTTAAATGTTCCCCTGGATGATGGTATTGATGATGAGAGCTATCAATCATTGTTTAAGCCGATAATTGGTAAAGTGATGGAAGTTTTCAGACCTGGTGCAGTTGTCTTGCAATGTGGTGCAGACTCTTTATCAGGGGATAGGTTGGGTTGCTTCAATCTCTCAATTAAAGGTCATGCTGAATGTGTGAAATACATGAGATCTTTTAACGTACCCTTACTCTTGCTTGGTGGGGGAGGCTACACAATACGCAATGTTGCTCGCTGCTGGTGCTACGAG ACTGGAGTTGCGCTTGGGATTGAGCTAGAAGATAAGATGCCTCAACATGAGTATTATGAGTACTTTGGTCCTGACTATACTCTTCATGTTGCTCCGAGTAACATGGAAAATAAGAATTCTCGTCAGCTACTGGATGAAATACGATCAAAGCTTCTTGATAATCTCTCTAAACTTCAGCATGCACCAAGTGTGCAATTTCAAGAGCGACCACCTGATACAGAATTCCCCGAG CCAGATGAAGATCAAGAGGATGACGATCGAAGATCAgatgattctgatatggatgAAAATAATGAGAG tAAACCTTTCTCTGGACGTGTGAAGAGGGAGCTTCATGATATCGAGTCTAAAGACATG GATGATCTAAAAGAAGGTGAACGCTCTAGTGCTAGAGATATGGATGCGTCATTTGCAGAAATATCCCTTAAG GGTTCGAATTCAGGCCCCGCACCAGCAGATGTCAAACTAGAACATGGAAGCTCAAACAAGCCGGACCAGCCTTCTGAGATGAATTTATAA